Proteins from one Flavobacterium branchiarum genomic window:
- a CDS encoding GNAT family N-acetyltransferase, translated as MITLKRTNSEDIDFKNLVVLLNQDLKIRDGADHDFYNQFNGIDTIKHAIVIYEDEVAIGCGAFREKENDVAEIKRMFVHPDYRKRGIASAVLKELEKWATEVDYKYTLLETGVNQPEAIALYKKQDYAVIPNYPPYDVMDNSVCMKKKL; from the coding sequence ATGATTACGCTAAAAAGAACCAATTCAGAAGATATCGACTTTAAAAACTTGGTAGTTTTATTAAATCAAGATTTAAAAATTAGAGATGGAGCCGATCATGATTTTTACAATCAATTTAATGGGATAGATACAATAAAGCATGCAATTGTAATTTATGAAGATGAAGTAGCTATTGGCTGTGGCGCTTTTAGAGAAAAAGAAAATGACGTTGCCGAAATCAAGCGTATGTTTGTGCATCCTGATTATCGTAAAAGAGGAATTGCATCAGCTGTATTGAAGGAGTTAGAAAAATGGGCAACCGAAGTAGATTATAAATATACCCTATTAGAAACAGGAGTTAACCAACCAGAAGCGATTGCATTATATAAAAAACAAGATTATGCTGTAATTCCAAATTATCCACCTTATGATGTGATGGATAATAGTGTATGCATGAAAAAAAAGCTATAA
- a CDS encoding glycoside hydrolase family 3 protein — translation MNKIPQTLQQKVGQFFFPAVFINDTEENIQETERLIREYNIGGLTFFHSRASAATNYEGNKKIVFNDDSYKQLKERIERFQKCATTPLLISIDAEWGLAMRVEKTPQYPYAITLGALPESESHLVYEVGKQIGLDLKSVGIQYNLSPLADVNNNPNNPVIGYRSFGEDKEKVAHFALEYLRGMSDVGVLGCLKHFPGHGNTNVDSHLGLPVLKETLEELLENELYPFIKGIEDNVDSIMIGHLAVPALNSGKDTSATLSKSIIQTLLREQLGYDGLVISDALNMHSVSKLYDVKGQLEWEAFNAGNDVLCFAENVPEGIQAILEKATPERIEESFNRILKCKEKAGILNEAAIGSGVLDFERTALLNEKIAQKSITKLIDNSNSETVFEAHKNNTLAKLSLYKNVDNDFFKTLNSHLSSPEFAINAGDITIASVEKDLAAFDTIIISLFVPKAKPLNNFDIEESVLELLGKLLTSKKCILYVFGNPYALPIIPNGKQALGLIEVYQDFVEFQKNAAIQIIENKKCVGKLPVNIDLQ, via the coding sequence ATGAACAAAATACCACAAACACTACAACAAAAAGTAGGACAGTTTTTCTTTCCTGCAGTTTTTATAAACGATACCGAAGAAAATATTCAGGAAACCGAACGTTTAATTCGAGAATATAATATTGGCGGACTTACCTTTTTTCATAGTCGTGCCAGTGCAGCTACAAATTACGAAGGCAATAAAAAAATTGTGTTCAATGATGATAGTTATAAACAGTTAAAAGAGCGTATCGAGCGATTCCAGAAATGTGCAACGACGCCGCTTTTAATTAGTATCGATGCCGAATGGGGATTGGCAATGCGTGTCGAAAAAACACCACAATATCCTTATGCAATTACACTTGGCGCTTTACCAGAAAGTGAATCACATTTGGTTTACGAAGTAGGGAAGCAAATAGGTTTGGATTTAAAATCAGTTGGAATTCAATACAATCTTTCGCCATTGGCAGACGTCAATAACAATCCTAATAATCCTGTTATTGGTTACCGTTCCTTTGGAGAGGATAAAGAAAAGGTAGCGCATTTTGCTTTAGAATATTTAAGAGGAATGTCAGATGTTGGTGTTTTAGGTTGTTTGAAGCATTTTCCGGGACACGGAAACACTAATGTCGATTCGCATTTAGGATTACCAGTATTAAAAGAAACTTTAGAAGAATTATTAGAAAACGAATTATACCCATTTATAAAAGGAATCGAAGATAATGTCGATTCGATTATGATTGGTCACTTAGCAGTTCCAGCTTTAAATTCAGGAAAAGATACCTCGGCAACCTTATCAAAATCAATTATCCAAACGTTGTTGCGTGAACAATTAGGGTATGATGGTTTAGTTATCTCTGATGCTTTGAACATGCATAGCGTGTCTAAACTGTATGATGTAAAAGGACAATTAGAATGGGAAGCTTTTAATGCAGGAAACGATGTTTTGTGTTTTGCAGAAAATGTACCAGAAGGAATTCAGGCAATTCTTGAAAAAGCAACACCAGAACGTATCGAAGAAAGTTTTAATAGAATATTGAAGTGCAAAGAGAAAGCAGGAATTCTTAATGAAGCAGCAATAGGCTCAGGAGTTTTAGATTTTGAGAGAACAGCGTTATTAAATGAAAAAATTGCACAAAAGAGTATCACTAAGCTAATTGATAACTCCAATTCTGAAACTGTTTTTGAAGCACATAAAAACAATACGCTTGCAAAATTAAGTTTGTATAAAAATGTAGATAATGATTTCTTCAAAACATTAAACTCCCATTTGTCAAGTCCTGAGTTTGCAATTAATGCAGGAGATATTACTATTGCTTCTGTTGAAAAAGACTTAGCTGCTTTTGATACTATAATCATTTCTTTATTTGTGCCAAAAGCAAAACCACTAAATAATTTTGATATCGAAGAATCGGTTTTGGAATTATTAGGGAAGTTGTTGACTTCAAAAAAATGTATTCTTTATGTTTTTGGAAATCCATATGCTTTGCCAATTATTCCAAACGGAAAACAGGCTTTAGGACTTATTGAAGTGTATCAAGATTTTGTTGAGTTTCAAAAAAATGCCGCAATTCAAATTATTGAAAATAAAAAATGTGTTGGAAAATTACCTGTAAATATTGACTTACAATAG
- a CDS encoding peroxiredoxin, with the protein MSLVGKKFPSIAVDAISEMGDNLKINIFEEAVNNNKKVLLFWYPKDFTFVCPTELHAFQAALPEFEKRNTIVIGASCDTNEVHFAWLNTPKNNGGIEGVTYPILADTNRNLSNILGILDIDSTEYSEETDSVIIEGSNVTYRATYLIDETGKIFHESVNDMPLGRNVNEYLRMVDAYTHIQEKGEVCPANWEAGKEAMSADRLSTAEYLSAN; encoded by the coding sequence ATGTCTTTAGTAGGAAAAAAATTCCCAAGTATTGCAGTAGATGCTATCTCAGAAATGGGAGACAATTTGAAAATCAATATTTTTGAAGAAGCAGTAAACAATAACAAAAAAGTACTTTTGTTTTGGTACCCAAAAGATTTTACTTTTGTATGTCCAACAGAATTACATGCTTTTCAAGCTGCTTTACCAGAATTTGAAAAAAGAAATACAATTGTAATAGGAGCTTCATGTGATACAAACGAAGTACACTTTGCTTGGTTAAACACTCCAAAAAACAATGGTGGAATCGAAGGAGTTACTTACCCAATCTTAGCTGATACAAACCGTAATTTATCTAACATTTTAGGAATTTTAGATATTGATTCTACAGAGTACAGCGAAGAAACAGATTCAGTTATCATCGAAGGTTCTAATGTAACTTACAGAGCTACTTACCTAATTGATGAAACTGGAAAAATTTTCCACGAAAGTGTTAACGATATGCCATTAGGTCGTAACGTAAACGAATACTTACGTATGGTTGATGCTTACACTCATATCCAAGAAAAAGGAGAAGTTTGTCCTGCAAACTGGGAAGCTGGAAAAGAAGCAATGAGCGCAGATAGATTAAGTACAGCTGAGTATTTAAGCGCAAACTAA
- a CDS encoding thioredoxin family protein: MLIELNEDTLADLVAKNEKVVVQYSASWCGNCRIMKPKFKKLAAEKEDLTFVLVDAENSPESRKLANVTNLPTFATFVNGKLVNETQTNKQEVLIELVNEIA; encoded by the coding sequence ATGTTAATCGAATTAAATGAAGATACTTTAGCAGATTTAGTTGCTAAAAATGAGAAAGTTGTCGTGCAATATTCGGCTTCATGGTGTGGAAATTGTCGTATAATGAAACCGAAATTCAAAAAATTAGCGGCAGAAAAAGAAGATTTGACTTTTGTTTTAGTTGATGCTGAAAATTCACCAGAATCAAGAAAATTAGCCAATGTTACAAATTTACCAACATTTGCCACTTTCGTAAATGGTAAACTGGTTAATGAGACACAAACTAATAAACAAGAAGTTTTAATCGAGTTAGTAAATGAAATTGCTTAA
- a CDS encoding DUF6952 family protein: MKLPVIKQLTQFIEENDQDYIIETIEVLEAMTEIPSLKDEELDVIGELISNMYGALEVHKMVVQGTDKKEALNTFMKRVLGSIDK, translated from the coding sequence ATGAAATTACCAGTAATAAAACAATTAACGCAGTTTATAGAAGAAAATGATCAAGATTACATCATTGAAACTATTGAGGTTTTGGAAGCAATGACCGAAATTCCATCTTTAAAAGATGAAGAATTAGATGTAATTGGTGAATTAATTTCTAATATGTACGGTGCATTAGAAGTACATAAAATGGTAGTTCAAGGAACTGATAAAAAAGAAGCTTTGAATACGTTTATGAAACGTGTTTTGGGGTCAATCGATAAATAG
- the tpx gene encoding thiol peroxidase yields the protein MASITLGGNPIHTSGELPKVGSQLADFKLVQSDLSVASLSDFAGKKLVLNIFPSIDTGTCATSVRKFNENASNLENTTVLCISRDLPFAQKRFCGAEGLENVVNLSDFQAGAFGKANGLEIVDGPLTGLHSRVIIVVDENGKVTHTEQVAEIANEPNYEAALAAL from the coding sequence ATGGCATCAATAACATTAGGAGGAAATCCAATTCATACTTCAGGCGAATTACCAAAAGTTGGTTCACAACTAGCTGATTTTAAATTAGTACAGAGCGACTTATCAGTTGCTTCATTAAGTGATTTTGCAGGTAAGAAATTAGTTTTAAACATCTTTCCAAGTATCGATACTGGAACTTGCGCAACTTCAGTTAGAAAATTTAATGAAAATGCAAGTAATCTTGAGAACACTACAGTTTTATGTATTTCTAGAGATTTACCTTTTGCTCAAAAACGTTTTTGTGGTGCTGAAGGATTAGAAAATGTAGTTAATTTATCTGATTTTCAAGCTGGAGCTTTCGGTAAAGCAAATGGATTAGAAATCGTTGATGGACCTTTAACTGGTTTACACTCAAGAGTAATTATTGTTGTAGATGAAAACGGAAAAGTTACGCATACAGAACAAGTAGCTGAAATTGCAAACGAACCAAATTACGAAGCGGCACTAGCTGCACTATAA
- a CDS encoding diacylglycerol kinase — MEFQKDTTFLKGRLKSVTYAYKGALKLISTEHSVMVQFSLGVIMTIAGFYFQITSTEWLFQILAIGLVLSVEGLNTAIEKVADFVHPDYHERIGFIKDIAAGAVFFAAMTAIAIGLTIYIPYIKNI, encoded by the coding sequence ATGGAGTTTCAAAAAGATACTACTTTTTTAAAAGGAAGATTAAAAAGCGTTACTTATGCCTATAAAGGTGCTTTAAAGTTAATAAGCACGGAGCATAGTGTTATGGTGCAATTTTCATTAGGAGTTATAATGACTATTGCAGGTTTTTATTTTCAAATAACAAGTACGGAATGGCTTTTTCAAATTTTAGCAATAGGATTAGTATTAAGTGTGGAAGGATTAAATACGGCTATAGAAAAAGTAGCCGATTTTGTTCATCCAGATTATCATGAAAGAATCGGTTTTATCAAAGATATTGCTGCGGGCGCAGTATTTTTTGCAGCAATGACCGCAATAGCAATCGGATTAACAATATATATACCATATATAAAAAATATATAA
- a CDS encoding DNA translocase FtsK codes for MAKTTKKETVDNKNKSKSGTIASWKMTKQHNFVLGCLLVLFSVALLVAFISFYIYGQTDQSALAALTDRSEPVQNWLGKFGAYLADLLVYQGFGLAAFIFVRLFFLTGMFLILELSTSKLKNIWFWDLFVIIIISVLFGFFATSAPELGGTIGYELNLFLQDYIGKTGTLLSLLFGLIIYLIFKMKISPDKIQSFFDNTKKEIRSDLNAANPLNKEKGAYNLEEFAIKENEELDDIHLKTPDTQFEINKEALKPTITHSSEINLDPGAKAIKMDVTPVSKVVVPHTESFVIEQAPEEDIVEENLASRLVADFGLFDPTLDLSNYKFPTIDLLKEYSTGGITINQEELEENKNKIVDTLRNYKIEIAQIKATVGPSVTLYEIVPEAGIRISKIKSLEDDIALSLSALGIRIIAPIPGKGTIGIEVPNKNPTMVSMKSVIGSAKFQEAEMELPIALGKTISNETFVVDLAKMPHLLMAGATGQGKSVGLNAVLTSLLYKKHPAEVKFVLVDPKKVELTLFNKIERHYLAKLPDIEDAIITDNAKVVNTLNSLCVEMDNRYSLLKDAMVRNIKEYNDKFKGRKLNPEAGHRFLPYIILVVDEFADLIMTAGKEVEVPIARLAQLARAIGIHLIIATQRPSVNVITGLIKANFPARIAFRVTSKIDSRTILDTQGADQLIGRGDLLYSNGNDVIRVQCAFVDTPEVEKITDFIGSQKAYATAYLLPEVIGEESGINLDVDISERDTLFREAAEIIVNAQQGSASLLQRKLKLGYNRAGRLIDQLEAAGIVGPFEGSKARSVNILDLSSLDQFFNNEQN; via the coding sequence ATGGCAAAAACAACAAAAAAAGAAACGGTAGACAATAAAAATAAATCAAAGTCTGGGACTATTGCGTCTTGGAAAATGACCAAACAGCATAATTTTGTTTTGGGATGCCTTTTGGTGTTATTTTCAGTTGCATTATTAGTTGCTTTTATTTCCTTTTATATCTACGGACAAACAGATCAGAGTGCTTTAGCTGCGCTTACTGATCGAAGCGAACCTGTGCAAAATTGGCTCGGAAAATTTGGAGCTTATCTGGCAGATTTATTGGTTTATCAAGGATTTGGTTTAGCAGCATTTATATTTGTTCGCCTATTTTTCTTAACAGGAATGTTTTTGATATTGGAGCTTTCCACAAGTAAGCTTAAGAATATCTGGTTTTGGGATTTGTTTGTAATAATTATTATATCTGTATTGTTTGGCTTTTTTGCCACATCGGCTCCTGAATTAGGTGGAACGATAGGGTATGAGCTAAATTTGTTTTTACAAGATTATATTGGTAAAACAGGAACTTTATTGAGCTTGCTTTTTGGATTGATTATTTATTTGATTTTTAAAATGAAAATATCTCCAGACAAGATTCAGTCGTTCTTTGATAATACAAAAAAAGAAATTCGCTCAGATTTAAATGCGGCTAATCCTTTAAATAAAGAGAAAGGGGCTTATAATTTAGAAGAATTCGCAATTAAAGAGAATGAAGAATTAGACGATATTCATTTAAAAACTCCGGATACTCAATTTGAAATTAATAAAGAGGCGCTAAAGCCTACTATTACTCATTCATCTGAAATTAATTTAGATCCAGGAGCAAAGGCTATAAAAATGGATGTTACTCCTGTATCAAAAGTTGTAGTGCCACATACAGAGTCGTTTGTAATAGAGCAAGCTCCAGAAGAAGATATAGTCGAAGAGAATTTGGCTTCGCGACTAGTTGCAGATTTCGGATTGTTTGATCCTACGTTGGATTTATCCAATTATAAGTTTCCAACAATCGACTTATTAAAAGAATATTCTACTGGAGGAATTACAATCAATCAGGAAGAATTAGAAGAGAATAAAAATAAAATTGTAGACACACTTCGAAACTATAAAATCGAAATCGCTCAAATTAAAGCTACGGTAGGTCCATCGGTAACACTGTATGAGATTGTACCAGAAGCAGGTATTCGTATTTCGAAAATTAAAAGTCTTGAAGATGATATTGCTTTGTCATTATCAGCATTGGGAATTCGTATTATTGCGCCAATTCCAGGAAAAGGAACTATTGGTATTGAGGTTCCAAATAAGAACCCAACAATGGTTTCGATGAAAAGCGTTATCGGTTCAGCTAAGTTTCAAGAAGCTGAAATGGAATTGCCAATTGCTTTGGGTAAAACAATTTCAAATGAAACATTTGTTGTCGATTTAGCCAAAATGCCTCACTTATTGATGGCAGGAGCTACAGGACAAGGAAAATCGGTGGGTTTAAATGCGGTCTTAACTTCTTTGTTGTACAAAAAACACCCAGCCGAAGTAAAATTTGTTTTAGTAGATCCTAAAAAAGTAGAGTTAACACTATTTAATAAAATCGAAAGACATTATTTGGCTAAATTACCAGATATTGAAGATGCTATTATTACAGATAATGCAAAAGTTGTAAATACATTAAATTCACTTTGTGTTGAAATGGACAATCGTTACTCTTTGTTAAAAGATGCAATGGTTCGAAATATCAAAGAATACAATGATAAATTTAAAGGAAGAAAATTAAATCCAGAAGCAGGACACCGATTTTTGCCTTATATTATTTTGGTAGTCGATGAGTTTGCCGATTTAATTATGACTGCAGGAAAAGAGGTAGAGGTTCCTATTGCGCGTTTGGCACAATTAGCGCGTGCAATTGGAATACATTTAATTATTGCAACGCAACGTCCATCGGTAAACGTAATTACAGGTTTGATAAAAGCGAATTTCCCTGCGAGAATTGCTTTTAGAGTTACCTCAAAAATAGATTCACGTACTATTTTGGATACGCAAGGTGCAGATCAGTTAATTGGACGAGGAGATTTACTGTATTCAAATGGTAATGATGTTATTCGTGTGCAATGTGCATTTGTAGATACACCCGAAGTAGAGAAAATTACTGATTTTATAGGTTCGCAAAAAGCATATGCAACAGCTTATTTGCTTCCAGAGGTTATTGGAGAAGAAAGTGGCATTAATCTTGATGTGGATATCTCCGAAAGAGATACTTTATTTAGAGAAGCTGCTGAGATAATTGTTAATGCGCAACAAGGTTCGGCTTCATTATTACAAAGAAAATTAAAACTTGGCTACAACCGTGCTGGTCGATTGATAGATCAATTAGAAGCGGCAGGGATTGTTGGTCCTTTTGAAGGTAGTAAGGCTAGAAGTGTGAATATTTTAGATTTAAGTTCTCTTGATCAATTTTTTAACAATGAACAAAACTAA
- a CDS encoding LolA family protein: protein MKSTILNFKKNNVNSLTKRVLQIVFLFLVTFSTQAQDKKAKELLDQVTAKVKSYDNIVIDFKYSLNNSKENINQDSKGNVTIKGNQFVLNFMGVTKIFDGQKTYTIVPEDEEITISKVNEKDDNAITPSKMLTFFNSGYKYTMDIVQNVKGRKIQYIKLIPTSAKDQRKEILLGIDVQTKHIYNLIEMGKNGTKTTLTVNSFKTNQPLSKNQFTFVQSKYPNYYINKLD from the coding sequence ATGAAATCAACTATTCTAAACTTTAAAAAGAACAATGTAAACAGCCTGACTAAGAGGGTTCTTCAAATTGTTTTTTTATTCCTTGTTACTTTTTCTACTCAGGCTCAAGATAAAAAAGCCAAAGAATTACTGGATCAAGTTACAGCAAAGGTAAAAAGCTACGATAATATTGTTATTGATTTTAAATACAGTCTGAATAATAGTAAAGAGAATATTAATCAGGATAGTAAAGGAAATGTTACCATAAAAGGAAATCAGTTTGTGCTGAATTTTATGGGTGTTACAAAGATTTTTGATGGTCAGAAAACATATACAATCGTTCCAGAAGATGAAGAAATTACAATTTCTAAAGTCAATGAGAAAGATGATAATGCGATTACGCCTTCAAAAATGTTGACTTTCTTTAATTCAGGTTATAAATATACAATGGATATTGTTCAGAATGTAAAAGGAAGAAAAATCCAATACATTAAATTAATCCCAACAAGTGCTAAGGATCAGCGTAAAGAAATCCTTTTAGGGATCGATGTGCAAACAAAGCATATTTATAATTTAATCGAAATGGGAAAGAACGGAACAAAAACTACATTAACCGTTAATTCTTTTAAAACCAATCAGCCATTATCAAAAAATCAGTTTACCTTTGTGCAAAGTAAATATCCAAATTATTATATCAATAAACTAGATTAA